Genomic segment of Oncorhynchus tshawytscha isolate Ot180627B linkage group LG13, Otsh_v2.0, whole genome shotgun sequence:
ATTCATGTCACATGTCCATGACTAGTACTTTGAACTCTGCTGTTTGGCTGCTGGACACTCAGACCCTCTTTGTCAAGGCTTCAGTGTATTAGTAATACACTTAGTTGGGCATCAACATGATAATCATTACTAGACTGCTGCAAACACCCTTTGTCTTACTCGGTCACACACTATATTAGTTTGTGTGTTGCCATTGGTGTGGCCACTATACCCCCACTCTGTCCCCATAGCATAATCAGCATTAAGGAGATGTATTGGGGCCCAGCGACAGACTAgcttcctgtccagggggtgtacttgtacatcaacctgcctcatgctacagaaacaggagatgggctGGACAAGACGTATCTATCCCAGTGTGAGCCAGTGCTGATCATGTGCTCATGGTTGTGTCATGGCTACAGATCTACCCTGACCCAGAGCTAGAGCAGCAGATCCTGGCTCTACCTATCCGCTGCATCCACAGTGAGGAAGGCTGTCGCTGGACCGGACAGATGATGCAGCTCCAGGTCAGTAGCTGCCTGCCTGGCTTTCTtatcttttttttctttgttttacctttctatctctctacagtatctcATCCTCTCCCTTGCTCCTCCTGTCTAAGCCACCTCCTttgtgaccagagccctgtgtctCCTGCCTCCAGTGTGTCGTGTTGTGTTATCTGCTAGCTGAAGCCTGGCTAAATGCTAAATACTGCGTGTCTGGCTGCTGAcacattcctctctcccccctccctccgtcAACCTCAGGGCCACTTCTCCACCTGCGCCTTCAATGTGATCCCCTGCCCCAACCGCTGCTCCATCAAGCTGACGCGCCGTGACCTGCCCGACCACCTGCAGCACGACTGCCCCAAGCGCAAGGTCAAGTGCGAGTTCTGCGGCAACGAGTTCACCGGGGAGGCCTATGaggtaaacaacaacaataaacagAGACCTACGTTTTTAATTTTGTTTGTATATTTTTACAGGGTAGCACTTACAAGTAAACAACCTGGTGAATAGAAATCTTTGTATTGTCTACCCCAGACTGCCCATTATGTAAATTACTCTTGCTTTCGAAGGTGGCAGTGTATTCAGATAGAATGTGTGTTGGCgtgaggggagcgaggtagaacTGTGCACATTTCATACTGTGTGCTTTTCTCTCAGTCCATGAGAAGTAGTGTCTCACGGTTAAAGTTAGCCTTCCTCCCTCTAACTAACACCTATGTTACTGTTTACAGGCTGACCCTCCTTTGTTTATACAGGCCCAATGTGGCCTTTCTGTTTTATACAGGCCCAATGTGGCCTTTCTGTTTTATACAGGCCCAATGTGGCCTTTCTGTTTTATACAGGCCCAATGTGGCCTTTCCACCATGGCTCAAGCTTTTTATAGGATAATTATTTGTTCATTTTCAGTGGCAATGGGATCATACATTTGATGCATaacaattactttttttttttatctgaccAATTGTGACCCACCACCTCGATTcgatcttatgtagcaaaatttgaaatggtgttttttacattgtataAAAGTAGACACTGCGAACTAgtaaatggtatatcatacactgcagttgaggaacaatgggaaagtaattctgctttgaaagttgataaacttgtaacacCACTTTTttagaaaatggcccttgaatattttggtacacctactggagagctcttttttgtctacacccattcagcatcgttcacaccctcttaagccttagccccactcATAGATGGCCACCatgtatgaatctgcaggtagctaaagctaaccaactaggttcaatgttagctagcttgcaaTCATATAGTACTCTGCTTCCATCgtgcattccactgatttcaaaacttggtcaatttcttccgtgacaacaacactgttgatcACCGTTTCTTCTccatcactgtcatcagaagactctgtaatgtctggtttaatgaaaaatgtttttaactaaatcagggatttcctcatcgtcAGAGAGATTCAGCATGGCATgatcgtcctccagaaagtagtccgTCACAACTTCTTCCCACTGATCTTTGTCGATAGCTCCTGTTAAATTCAGGGAAGCAATGTTGAGAGaagtagcaacacttttgcagttctccatgATATCTTTTAAAAAATCCACAGTagcaaggattatctacacatactgagcagctcatgttatagtcagaagcatgctacatggcagaccaatacaAACTagtctctcggcatgtccagcccatccattatctcagctaatcatggctagcaggaaggttcatgactttttctgtggctaaaccaattaggctcgtaatttaacaattttattcatatttacagatggtatacaagtttgttattaaggcacacgaaagttcacatgttccagaaggcatttctgccaataaaacacattttcataAGAATGTTTCAAAATGCAttaaaatgcctctcctgtgaagtagggACGTGCGACATACACCTAGCTTTTTGAAAAGAGTCACAATTATGATGAACTGCGCTGAAAGCTTGGTAGTTTTGCTGGTAGTTTTGCAGGTTGTGATGTCACTGCTGTGTTGTGACCTGTTTGTGTGTCCTGTCTTTTCTCCCAGAACCACCAAGGTATTTGTCCCCAGGAGAGTGTGTACTGTGAGAATAAGTGTGGTGCGCGGATGATGCGTCGGCTCCTGTCCCAGCACAGTCTGGCTGAGTGTCCCAAACGCACGCAGCCCTGCAAGTACTGTGGCAAGGAGTTTGTCTTCGACACCATCCAGGTTAGTCAACAACACCAACACACCTCCTCTAACCGAACAAGCTCTAGAACTTCTCCTCCTGCGTGTCTTGTTTTACAATCACATTTGTCATCACGTGATTAATGGGTACATTTTCTTTCCCATCAATGTAGTATTTCTATTGGAAGGCTAGACCTAAATTGGTGCCCAAACTCAGACCTGTGAGAATTAAGTGTTTTGAAGGTTTATTCTGGAGGGTTGTTATGAGTCCTTCCCCTATTTGACTGTGTGTGATGAAAGAACAGTGCAGTCTGTCGTGGATGAAGGAGGGTTCTCAGCCTCTGTAGAGCAGGATGGCACTGGGCCCACGGTTGCATGAACACTGGCTTCTATGGTGCTCACTTCTCTGTGCCAGCCCGTAGTTTGTGCTGGCTGCGTCCACCCCCGGCAGCACCTGTCTCTGCACACATCCTGTCCTCAGGCCCAGCGGCCGGCCAGCCactcccactctcctcttctctcatacCCGCAGTTTATTCATCATGTCTCCCTCTCAGAGCACATGCTTTATGATGCAGACATCAGCTCCATAATCAACTTGTTTATCCCATTCATACATTTTAATAGACAGTCATTTGTTCAATATGATACACAACATTTTTTAATCACTCACAGTGATTCTGCTGTGTAAAGTACATAATGTAGTAaattaaataatacatttatCTTTTTTTTTCTGCCCTACAGAACCATCAGTACCACTGCCCTCGGTTTCCAGTTGCATGCCCAAACCAGTGTGGGACCCCCAACATTGCCCGGGAGGACTTGGCCAATCACGTGAAGGAGAACTGTGGCAGTGCCCTCATCCTCTGCCCCTTCAAAGATGCTGGCTGCAAACACAGGGTAAGGCTGACCTGCTGCGATCTAGCTGCTTTTTATTATTTCAGACCCTCATTGAGAATAACTCAATAATATTTGGATTATTATGCTTCATGCTCCGATGGCATTGAAACCCAGTAACTTATTTCCAAAGCGATGATTGTCTCCAACATACATCACTGTCTGCCCATCTGTGCCTCTAGGCTCTATTTTAATGAGAGTCACACTTCTCCTCCGCTCTGACAGCGTATTTAGGTCTATTTTTGAAACTGACGTCAATCTGAGAAAATGTGGAGAGCTCCCAGAGTCAGAGAAAACAGGCTTCATGCTTTGTGTTGTCAGCTTCGGTCCTTCAGTTTGAAATGGGAGCGAGTTTGGAAAGCTCAGTGCAAAGCAATGCACATGGTCTGACAAATGCATAAATGACTCTCTCCCTGACCACGAAGGCATCAGGCGAGAGAGTACAACCAAGAGTGGCGATGTTCAGTACACCAAACATAAATGTGTATGGCAGGGCTCCCAAAAGAGCAGCTGATCAGCAGACAGACAACATTCACTTACTGTAGGAGGCTTGAATGTGAAACTCAAACAGACAAAACAATTTAGTGTGATGTGCATACTGTACCACATTATTAAACACAACACATTTATATACAGAGTTTGTACTATACAGAGTTTCACCCTCCTTGCTACACACAGTGACCTCTGCCtaaccagtctctcctctctccttgcaGTGCCCAAAACTAGCGATCGGTCGTCACCTGGAGGACACGACCAAGTCCCACCTGACCATGATGTGCAGCCTGGTAGGGCGCCAGCGGCAGGAGATCCTGGAGCTgcggagggagatggaggagctgTCAGTCAGCAACGATGGAGTGCTCATCTGGAAGCTCAGCGACTACTCCCGGAAACTCCAGGAGGCCAAGCTCCGGAACAACCATGAGTTCTTCAGCCCGCCCTTCTATACCCATCGCTATGGCTACAAGTTGCAGGTGTCTGCGTTTCTCAATGGTAATGGCAGTGGGGAGGGCTCGCACCTGTCCATCTACATCCGGGTACTGCCAGGGGAGTACGACAACCTGCTTGAGTGGCCCTTCTCCTACAAGGTGACCTTCTCCATCATGGACCAGAGCGACCCGTCGCTGTCCAAGCCCCAACACATTACAGAGACCTTCAATCCTGACCCCAACTGGAAGAACTTCCAGAAACCATGCAGCACCCGCAACTCGCTGGACGAGAGCACCCTGGGCTTTGGCTACCCCAAGTTCATCTCCCACGAAGAGATCAAGAAGAGGAACTATGTCAGAGACAACTCCATCTTCCTCAAGGCTTCTATAGAGATCCCCCAGAAAATTATGGCCTGAGGGAGAGCTGGTTTTTGGTTTATCGGAAGGGAAAGGAGGGTGAAAGACAGGCCTGAGACTGATATGACACTTACCTTGAGAACTTCACCACACTTATCCTTTAGACACTGAATAACTGTCCAAATCCATACAGCCACTCCACTGCAGGACTTAGAGCTGCTAGTCTGTTGGGTTGTGTTGGAGGACCCCACTATATTTAAATGGAGGAGAATTCTAAGTGTTTGGTATGCAGAAACCATCACTTTCTGATTCTTATTTTTAAGTGTTTGTTTTCTAAAAATGTTCTTCTCTATCTGCAACAGAAAGCCTTGGAAATCAACAGTGCCTAGAGTTTATTTTAAGTTGTATTCTGTTGTTTTTCTGCAGCACAGGTAAATATTAAGGAAGGATAGAGCGATGTTCTGGAGGTGGAAGGCGTCCTTAAGGCTAGTGTTTTCGGCTCTGGTTTGAACCATCGTATCTGGTCACGAGCGGTCTATAGAATAGAGCAAACCTCAGGCTATTGGAAGGAGCTCATCACACTCTCAAACCCAACTGCCTTCTGTTTACATGCTCTAACTGTATCTCCCACTGATCCCTTAACAAATGCAAAGCTCTTGGTTAGCGAATTTGAGAGTGCTGTTAAGCTTATTGTCAGCAAACAATATTACAGCTGTGAATTAAGTTTGTTTCTTCTTGTCATTGTTCCATCACTTGCTGTCTACAGTTCGTCATTTGGCCATTGCTTATGAATGAGAGGATCATGACCTTTAGACAAAAAACAACAATCATTTGTCACAGGCAGATTTATAGGCCTCTGAAAGACATCTCCTGTGGAGTCCTGagaggatagatacagtagatgggtTCCTGTGCGTTGTTGGTCAAAGGTGCTAATTAATGTATGACGGTCTTTGAATGTGTAGAACTGAATCGAATCCACTCAGTCTTGTCAAGAGGCGATATGGTACATGTGTACTTAAGTGTGAAGGGAAAGCCATGAGGGCTGGGTCTTAGTTGGTAGGCAGGTAGGCAcgtaggtaggggagagatgagCTCGAAGACATCAACAGAAAAGCATGCATGTTTCAATGAGATTCAACGTGAACCACATTTTTGTACTGTAACCTGTATTCTTGAAATCTTCTCCCCCGATACTGAGGGCTTTTTTGCAGTGGAGGACCTGTTAAATGGAACCAAATTCTTTTTATATTTGCAAAATATGAGCAACATTTGTTGATAATATGTCATAGACCGAAAGACATAGGAGTGAATTAGCTTAACGGAGGTCTGTGAGCTGAAGTGCATTGTTTTTAAGTCAGCCCAGGCGGGAATGGGGGCTGTTTAAAATATGGTTTATGCCTTGGTTCCCACCTGAGAATGACGTGTGGGTACCTCAGGACAGACTGCATCTCAATGGTGTGGCGCTGCTGGTTACCATGGCCACCAGTGTGCATCTTCATCTCAGCACATAAGCTGGTCACGAggagaggttgaagaggagcaGCCATGTGCAATACACCAGTCAGAGGCTCCATCAGACCAGTAACACCCGCAGTGGAGGACTTGATCAAACATTCATGACATAATGTGAATAATACTGATGTAAAAAATGCAGAAGCCCATTCTGTAATTTTTTTTTCTACATTAAAATTCCTGGTTTCTTGCTATAATACCAGCCAATATTTTACAGTGATTTTAAAGAACTAAAAAAAAGAACATTTTGTAAGGTTATGTATTTTGCGAAGTACTTAAATGTTTTATACAACTTTTTGTTGGCGAGTCGGGGTTGAGCTTAGGAATTTTAtggacactttaaaaaaaaaaaaagttgaatctCTTCTGAATCTGAATAATTGTTTTGTTTGGTTTGGATGTCATTCTGTCTGTATTACTTTGTCTTTAAAATTAATTATTTTAAAGAGCATCACTTAAGCTTGATTGACTAGATAGCAAAGATGTTTTAATATGTTGAGTGCTTCTCAATTTctcttttaaaataaaatacccTCTATTACATCTTGCTTCACTATGCTGCTAATTTACTCTTTATGTAGTTGTACAGTATGTCTGAGTGTTTGCATCACCTACTGCCTTCTCAGCTTTCATCCACATGAATATTGTCAGGCAGTTTGGCCTCTCAGCTGAACCCTTCCCCACCAGAAAATGTTTTACTGATCACATTGATGATTCTGCTCCTCTTGTAACACATACAGTAAACCACGCTAGATACAGTGCCTGGCTCAGCTGTATCGTAGGCTGACAACTTGTCTTAAACTACAGCAAATGTTACCTTAACTCTTGCTTCCTTGATGAAAAGGTGCAATTTCTGTCTGAAATTCCTGCCTTTTTCAGCACTTCAAGTTTATCAATAAAATCTCTTGTCCCACCGTGTTTCACTTGTTTTAGTTAGTCCCATACTGAGCACCCACTCCAAGCATCTAGTCTGAATTGAATTATCACAGTAGTGTTGTCTAAGGAGCAGGCCCCATCTGATTACAACACAAAGCCCTCCTCCTGGTCGCTtccctgcctcccttcctccctctctggtcCAACACATCCAGAGATGGAGGGAATGGAggaaagggggcagagagagaggaagcgaggcAGATGCTTGCCCTGCTTTGATGTGATGCCAGGAGTTTGCTGTAGCTCTCAGCTTGAATGATGTTGAATGTGGAGTTTAGGGAAGGGGAAAATTAGCTTTTACCTCCGTTAACTCAAATATCCCTCAGGAAGGAAACTCTTTCTTCACTTGTTTTAGAATAGTTTGGGGAACTCTTTTCTCAAAAGTAAAACTTATGAAG
This window contains:
- the LOC112265512 gene encoding TNF receptor-associated factor 4, which produces MPGFDYKFLEKPKRRFQCPLCSKAMREPVQVSTCGHRFCDTCLQEFLSEGVFKCPEDQLPLDYAKIYPDPELEQQILALPIRCIHSEEGCRWTGQMMQLQGHFSTCAFNVIPCPNRCSIKLTRRDLPDHLQHDCPKRKVKCEFCGNEFTGEAYENHQGICPQESVYCENKCGARMMRRLLSQHSLAECPKRTQPCKYCGKEFVFDTIQNHQYHCPRFPVACPNQCGTPNIAREDLANHVKENCGSALILCPFKDAGCKHRCPKLAIGRHLEDTTKSHLTMMCSLVGRQRQEILELRREMEELSVSNDGVLIWKLSDYSRKLQEAKLRNNHEFFSPPFYTHRYGYKLQVSAFLNGNGSGEGSHLSIYIRVLPGEYDNLLEWPFSYKVTFSIMDQSDPSLSKPQHITETFNPDPNWKNFQKPCSTRNSLDESTLGFGYPKFISHEEIKKRNYVRDNSIFLKASIEIPQKIMA